From Triticum urartu cultivar G1812 chromosome 2, Tu2.1, whole genome shotgun sequence, a single genomic window includes:
- the LOC125534425 gene encoding CBL-interacting protein kinase 22-like → MGPEDSPAAAESYSKVLQGRYELGRVLGRGGSSKVYRARDIRTGVSVAVKAVRKPHHPCSPEKAAAARRSVERELAALRRVQGHPHVMRLLDVLASRSTVYLVLELARGGTLLSAMDERGRFDEPTARRLFVQLVSALAHVHSRGVFHRDVKPENLLLDEHGDLKLTDFGLCVLADRHLGADVLAATRCGSPAYVAPEILYKKRYDAGGVDVWSSGVALFSLTAGYLPFNDGNLMGMYRKIFSGRFRCPRWFSPELRSLIGRMLDPDADTRIKIGEIMEHPWVQQDGTSSFDIIRAPSSDPSPEVMKWEAEMEQVRELNAFDIIALASGCDLSGLFGPLPDRVRFAVEGVDIGLVLDKAEEIGREEGFAMRRKEEVGCGGIMFEAIQREIIALVRVSRLLEEMVMVEVERASSCEAPELWERLQLGLKFSNN, encoded by the coding sequence ATGGGGCCGGAAGATTCACCGGCCGCTGCGGAGAGCTACTCCAAGGTCCTGCAGGGCCGGTACGAGCTTGGCCGCGTGCTCGGCCGGGGTGGATCGTCCAAAGTCTACCGCGCGCGCGACATCCGCACCGgcgtctccgtcgccgtcaaggCCGTCCGGAAGCCGCACCACCCGTGCTCTCCCGAGAAGGCCGCCGCGGCGCGCCGATCCGTGGAGCGGGAGCTCGCCGCGCTCCGCCGCGTGCAGGGCCACCCGCACGTCATGCGCCTCCTGGACGTCCTGGCATCCCGCTCCACCGTCTACCTCGTGCTCGAGCTCGCCCGCGGCGGCACCCTCCTGTCCGCGATGGACGAACGGGGCCGTTTCGACGAGCCCACGGCGCGCCGCCTGTTCGTCCAGCTCGTCTCCGCGCTGGCGCACGTGCACTCTCGTGGGGTGTTCCACCGCGACGTGAAGCCGGAGAACCTGCTGCTGGACGAGCACGGCGACCTGAAGCTCACGGACTTCGGGCTGTGCGTCCTCGCCGACCGGCATCTCGGCGCCGACGTGCTCGCGGCCACGCGCTGCGGGTCCCCGGCCTACGTCGCGCCGGAGATCCTGTACAAGAAGCGGTACGACGCCGGCGGAGTGGACGTGTGGTCCTCGGGCGTGGCGCTCTTCTCGCTCACGGCCGGCTACCTGCCGTTCAACGACGGCAACCTCATGGGCATGTACCGCAAGATCTTCTCCGGCAGATTTCGGTGCCCCAGGTGGTTCTCGCCGGAGCTGCGCAGTCTCATCGGCCGGATGCTGGACCCAGACGCCGACACGCGCATCAAGATAGGTGAGATCATGGAGCACCCTTGGGTACAACAAGATGGGACGTCGTCGTTTGACATCATCCGAGCTCCTTCCTCTGATCCTAGCCCGGAGGTGATGAAATGGGAGGCGGAAATGGAGCAAGTAAGGGAGCTGAACGCGTTCGACATAATCGCGTTGGCGTCGGGATGCGATCTGAGCGGGTTGTTTGGGCCATTGCCGGACCGGGTTCGGTTTGCTGTAGAAGGTGTGGACATTGGGTTGGTGCTGGATAAGGCTGAGGAGATTGGGCGCGAGGAGGGGTTTGCCATGAGGAGGAAGGAAGAAGTAGGGTGTGGTGGGATCATGTTTGAGGCGATCCAAAGGGAGATAATCGCCCTGGTGAGGGTTAGTCGATTGTTAGAGGAAATGGTGATGGTTGAGGTGGAAAGAGCTAGCTCATGTGAGGCACCTGAACTGTGGGAGAGGCTTCAGCTAGGTCTTAAATTCTCAAATAATTGA